ATGCGGATTGAAATCGGCAGCGTCCGAGCCGATCCCTGTTTATCCTTGAAGAAAAATACGAAGAAAAAGTCTCATGTCTCATCATCAAGTCACCGACGCCCTGAATGAACAACTCTCCTGCGAATTGGGTTCATGGTATGCCTATCTGGCCATGAGCGCTTGGTGTGATCGCCAACAATTGACCGGATGCGCCGGTTGGCTTCGGGCTCAAGCCCAAGAAGAGTACACCCATGCCATGAAGATCTACGACTTCCTGCTCGTCCGCGATGTCGAGGTGAAGTTGACTCAAGTTGATCCGCCACGACAAGAATTTGCCAATATCGTCGAGATTTTTGAGTGGGCGCTCAAGCAAGAGAAAGAAAACACGCAGCGCATCGACGCCCTGTTCCAACTTGCCATGGAACAGAAAGCGTTTGCGTCGTTGGTGGAATTACAGTGGTTCATCACCGAACAAGTCGAAGAGGAGCAGTCGGCTCGAGCCAATCTTGCTCGCATCAAGATGGTGGCCAATGATCCCGCAGCGATCTTGGATTTCG
The nucleotide sequence above comes from Novipirellula caenicola. Encoded proteins:
- a CDS encoding ferritin, with the protein product MSHHQVTDALNEQLSCELGSWYAYLAMSAWCDRQQLTGCAGWLRAQAQEEYTHAMKIYDFLLVRDVEVKLTQVDPPRQEFANIVEIFEWALKQEKENTQRIDALFQLAMEQKAFASLVELQWFITEQVEEEQSARANLARIKMVANDPAAILDFDNMLGERNLPMDTTPH